ATGAAAAAGATGTTTCCGAAGCTCTTGAACATGCCAAAGGCAGCACCCCGGTTCTGCACATTGACCAGATTCAGCAGAGGCAGGAGCTCTATACTTTCGTATGCTCCGATATGAGTCCTGGCAAGATATTTTGTTATCTGGTCAAGGACGATAACAGCCAAGGCGATGATTAAGGAAAGCACAATTCTTTTTTTCATTGCCTAACTCACCTACTTCCGGTTGACCGCTTCGTAGCATCGATTGCAGACCTCAGGGATGTCGCTGAAGGTGCCGACACTTTCAGACCAGTTCCAGCACCTCTGACATTTGCTTCCGGATGACCGCTCCACCAGCACCTGGAGCCCCTTGATCAACATGCCTTCATGCGACTCAGGCAAAGCGTCTTCACGCAGGGTGACTGCAGAGACGAGAAAGAACATCGGCAGGAATGCCGCATATTGTCCGGCAAGCTGTTGGTATTCAGAGGGAAGACAGAGCGTTATTTTTGCCTCAAGAGAGTTACCGATAAACTTCTCAGCTCTCTTGATCTCAAGCGCCTTGTTCACCTCATCGCGAAGGGTGAGCAGTCTCTTCCACCGTTCATCGAGCTCCGCATCAATGAACCGTTCATCGGCTTCAGGGAATGACGCAAAAAACACAGAAGCGTGGTCTTCTGCTGATTGCCCTTTGCCCTTCGCAGGTATATATCCCCAAACCTCCTCTGCCGTAAAGGTGAGCACCGGCGCCATGAGCCTTGTCAGCACGGAAAGGACCTCAGAAATTACCCACTGACTTGAGCGTCTCTCAGCAGCATCTGCTCTGGCAGTGTAGAGCCTGTCTTTGAGGATATCGAGATAGATCGAACTCATATCAACAACGCAGAAGTTATGAATCGAATGAAAGACCTCGTGAAATTCAAAGTTCTCGTATGCCCTGGTCACTTTTGAGATCAGACCCTGGAGTCTGCCCATGGCCCAGCGATCGATCTCCTGCAGCTGACCAGAATAGTCCTGATAATCAAAATCAAAGAGATTGCTCAGCAGGAACTTGCTGGTATTTCTGATTTTTCTGTACGCCTCGGTAAGACGGTTCAGGATCTCCTTCGATATTCTGATGTCATCGCGATAGTCTTCAGCAGATACCCAGATACGCAGAATCTCGGCGCCGAAGCTCTTGATGATCTCCTGGGGCGCGATCACATTGCCCTGCGATTTGGACATCTTCTTTCCAGCCCCGTCGACAACAAATCCATGGGTCAGCACCGTCCGGTAAGGAGCAGACCCGCGCGTGCCGACTGATGCAAGGAGCGAACTCTGGAACCAACCCCGGTGCTGGTCACTGCCTTCGAGATACATATCCGCCGGCCAGGTAAGCCTGGGATCATTTTCCATAACCGCCGCATGGCTCACGCCGGAATCGAACCAGACATCAAGTATGTCCATCTCTTTGCGAAACTCGGAAGAGCCGCATTTTCTGCAGGCATATCCTTCGGGAAGAAACTCCTTTGCCTCTTTTATGAACCAGACGTCTGCGCCGTCTTTTTCGACATGACTCACAATGCTGTCGAGCACGGCTTCATCTTTCACAAACTCACCGCAGTCATTGCACTTTATGATCGTGATCGGAACACCCCAACTGCGCTGGCGTGATACGCACCAGTCAGGTCTGGACGAGACCATATTGTAAATTCTGTCCCTGCCCCAGGCAGGTACCCAGTTGACCCTGTCGATCTCTTCGAGACACTTTTTGCGCAGGCCCTCGTGCTCGACAGATATAAACCACTGCTCTGTCGCACGGAAGATGACCGGCTTTTTGCAACGCCAGCAATGGGGATAGGAATGCGTGATCTTCTCTTCTTTTATAAGCGCATTACGGGATTTCAGCGTATCGATAATAACACTGTTTGCCTTGAATACGAACTGCCCCTGAAGGTCTCCAGCCAGCTTCGTAAATTTGCCGCCATCATCCACCGGCGCAAAGATTTCAAGACCGTATTTCAGGCCGACCTCATAGTCGTCTTCACCATGGCCCGGAGCAATGTGGACGATACCGGTGCCCTCTTCCAAAGAGACAAAATCGCCAAGCACACACTTTGATCTTCTTTCAATAAAGGGATGCTGCGCCTCGATGCCTTCAAGGTCTTTGCCGACCTTCCTCGCAAGCACAGTACCGATAAGCCCTATCCTCTCCTGAAGCGCCTCAAGTCTGCCTTCAGCAACAATATAGACTTCATCATTCTGTTCGACCGCTGCATATTGCAGTTCAGGATGGAAGGCAACGGCAAGATTTGCAGGAAGGGTCCAGGGCGTCGTGGTCCAGATAAGCACAAAGACCTTCTTGCCTCTGAGTTCAGGAGAAAACGCCGTGGCATTGTCGTCATCAAGCATAAACTTCACAAAGACCGATGGAGATTCCTTGTCAGTGTATTCGACTT
This genomic stretch from Nitrospirota bacterium harbors:
- the ileS gene encoding isoleucine--tRNA ligase yields the protein MEDLYSVKLPVFEGPLDLLLHLIRESKVDIYDIPISLITGQYLHYIEMMKELDLDIAGEFIVMAATLIQIKSRMMLPVDEEAPLEETEDPRLELVQRLLEYQGYKDAASILKEKEDEALKLFMRERTEFDEEKSEEQQELYLFDINLFDLLGAFKKILDNAPPEVRTITKETLTVKDRIMHIAELLEGIDTIRFEDLFAGSSSRVQLIVTFLALLELLRLGMARVYQEKDFGSIWVINPQKQIPLPAEAPLEHAAAQATEPVQQPVAQTSVEQEPQGQSDPVNNEKVVTKPAMTRDFKDTLNLPQTDFPMKANLAQREPEMLKAWDEKNIYRQIQEQGKGRKPYILHDGPPYANGNIHMGHALNKILKDIIVKYKTMKGFRAPYVPGWDCHGLPIELQVDKNLGDKKDSVSLIEKRQLCREYAEKFVCLQRDEFKRLGVFGDWSEPYLTLTYEYEASIVREFNRFVKNGYVHKRKKPVHWCPSCVTALAEAEVEYTDKESPSVFVKFMLDDDNATAFSPELRGKKVFVLIWTTTPWTLPANLAVAFHPELQYAAVEQNDEVYIVAEGRLEALQERIGLIGTVLARKVGKDLEGIEAQHPFIERRSKCVLGDFVSLEEGTGIVHIAPGHGEDDYEVGLKYGLEIFAPVDDGGKFTKLAGDLQGQFVFKANSVIIDTLKSRNALIKEEKITHSYPHCWRCKKPVIFRATEQWFISVEHEGLRKKCLEEIDRVNWVPAWGRDRIYNMVSSRPDWCVSRQRSWGVPITIIKCNDCGEFVKDEAVLDSIVSHVEKDGADVWFIKEAKEFLPEGYACRKCGSSEFRKEMDILDVWFDSGVSHAAVMENDPRLTWPADMYLEGSDQHRGWFQSSLLASVGTRGSAPYRTVLTHGFVVDGAGKKMSKSQGNVIAPQEIIKSFGAEILRIWVSAEDYRDDIRISKEILNRLTEAYRKIRNTSKFLLSNLFDFDYQDYSGQLQEIDRWAMGRLQGLISKVTRAYENFEFHEVFHSIHNFCVVDMSSIYLDILKDRLYTARADAAERRSSQWVISEVLSVLTRLMAPVLTFTAEEVWGYIPAKGKGQSAEDHASVFFASFPEADERFIDAELDERWKRLLTLRDEVNKALEIKRAEKFIGNSLEAKITLCLPSEYQQLAGQYAAFLPMFFLVSAVTLREDALPESHEGMLIKGLQVLVERSSGSKCQRCWNWSESVGTFSDIPEVCNRCYEAVNRK